The nucleotide sequence CGTGCTCAAGAAGCTCCTCGAAGCACTGATCAGCGTCGTGCTGGTGATCGTGCTGTTCTTCTTCCTCTTCCGGCTGCTGCCCGGCGACCCGGCCGCCACCATGACCCGCGACCACCCCACCAGCCCGCAGCAGATCGCCGAACTGCGCGAAAAGATGGGCGTCGACAAGCCCGTCCTCGTCCAGTTCCGCAATTACTTCCGGGACCTGCTGCACGGCAACCTCGGCGAATCCCGGCTGCTCAACAACGGCCGCCCGGTCGCGGACATGATCGGCGAACGGCTCTGGCCGACCATCCTGCTCGTCGGCAGCGCCACCCTGCTCGCCGTCCTCCTCGGGCTGTGGCTGGGCATCCGCGCCGCCTGGCGCCGCGACAGCTTCTTCGACCGCAGCCAGACCGGGCTCGCGCTGACCCTGTGGTCGGTCCCGCAGTTCTGGCTCGGCCTGATGCTGCTCGTGGTGACGGGCGGCCTGTTCCCCAGCCGCGGCATGCACTCCCCGGACGCCGCCCCCGACTTCCTCTCCCAGACCCTCGACGTCCTGCACCACCTGGTGCTGCCGTGCGTGACGCTGCTGGCGGTGTTCTACGCCCAGTACATGCTGATCATGCGGTCGTCGCTGCTGGGGGAGATGGACGCCGACTACCTCACCACCGCCCGCGCCAAGGGCCTGCGCGACGACCTCGTCCGCCGCCGCCACGCCGTCCCCAACGCCCTGCTGCCGACCACCACGCTGGTGTTCATGCAGTTCGGCCAGGTCGTCGCCGGTGCGGTCACCGTCGAGGCCGTGTTCAGCTGGCCCGGGCTCGGGCAGCTCACCTACGACGCGCTGCACGGCCCCGACCTGCCGGTGCTGCAGGGCGTGTTCACCGTGCTGGCGAGCGCGGTGGTGCTGATGAACCTGCTCGCGGAACTGCTCTACCGCGTGCTCGACCCGAGGGTGCGTACCTCATGACCACCGCCGAGACGCCCCGGCAGATCGCCTGGAGCCGCCGCCGCGCGGCGCTGAGGAAGACCTGGCGCGAGTTCTCCGGCCAGCGGGCCGCGCTCGCCGGGCTCGTCCTGCTCGGCGCCACCGTGCTCGTCGCCCTGCTCCTGCCGCTGGTCAGCGACGAGAGCGGCCTCGACGTCACCAAGGCCACCGGGGCACCGCTGTCCCCGCCGAACGCCGACTTCTGGCTCGGCACCGACAACTTCGGCCGCTCGGTGCTGCTGCTGACCGTCTGGGGCAGCCGGATCTCCCTGCTCGTCGGGTTCTCCGCCGCCCTGCTCTCGGTCGTGATCGGCACCCTCATCGGCATCACCGCCGCCCACTTCGGCGGCTGGGTGTCGGCGACGCTGCTGCGGTTCACCGACTTCTTCCTGGTCCTGCCCTCGCTGATCCTCGCGATCGCGCTCTCGGCGGTGCTGCCCAGGGGCGTCGGCACGATCATCGTCGCCATCGGCCTCACCGCCTGGCCCAGCACCGCCCGGCTCGTCCGGGCCCAGACGCTGACCATCGAGAGCCGCCCCTACATCGAGCGCGCCCACGCTCTCGGCGGCGGCCACCGGCACATCATCGGCCGGCACGTCCTGCCCGGCGTGATGCCGCTGGTGCTGGCCAACACCACCCTCGTCGTCGGCAACGCCGTCATCGCCGACGCGACGCTGTCGTTCCTCGGCGTCGGCGACCCCAACTCCATCACCTGGGGCCTGGTGCTGGAAAACGCGCTCAACAACGGCGCCATCAGCCGCGGCGCCTGGTGGAACGTGCTCCCGCCGGGTATCGCCATCGTCCTCGTCGTCCTCTTCTTCACCCTGGTCGGCCGGGGCCTGGAGACCGTGTTCAACCCGAGGTTGAAGAAGTGACCACCCCGCTGCTGCAGCTCACCGACCTGACCGTCACCTACGCGGTGGGGGACTCCGCCGTCCCCGCCGTCCGCGGCGTCGGCCTCACCCTCGACCCCGGCGGCACCCTCGGCGTCGCCGGCGAGTCCGGCTCGGGCAAGTCCACCGTCGCGATGAGCGTGCTGCGCCTCCTGCCGCGCACCGCCAAGATCACCGGCGAGATCCTCCTCGACGGCGAAGACGTCACCACCATGAAGTGGGGACGGCTGCGCGCGGTCCGCTGGGCCGAGGCGTCGGTGGTGTTCCAGGGCGCCATGCACGCGCTCAACCCCGTCCGCAGGATCGGCGAGCAGATCGCCGAACCGCTGCGGCTGCACCCGCCCGCGGGCAAGGCGCTCACCGACACCGAGGTCGAGGCCCGCGTCGCCGAACTGCTCACCCAGGTCGACCTGCCCCCGAGCCGGGCCGGGGCCTACCCCCACGAGCTGTCCGGCGGGCAGAAGCAGCGCGTCATGATCGCCATGGCGCTGGCCTGCTCACCCCGGCTGATCATCGCCGATGAGCCGACCACCGCCCTCGACGTCATCGTCCAGGCCCAGGTCCTCGCCCTGCTCACCAAGCTGGTCGCCGAGCAGCACATCGGGCTGATCATGATCAGCCACGACCTGTCCGTGCTCGCCGCCACCTGCCAACGCATCGCCGTCATGTACGACGGGCAGATCGTCGAAGAAGGCCCTAGCGCCGAGGTGATGGGCTCGCCCCGCCACGACCACACCCGCGCCCTGGCCGCGGCGTTCCCGACCGTCGGCGACCCGGTGTCCCGCTTCGCCCCGGCCACCAGCACCCCGCTGCCACCCGAACCGGCGGACCGCGCCCCCACCGGCGAGCCGCTGCTGGCCGCCGAAAACCTGCGCGTGTCCTTCCGCGACCGCACCGGTAAGCGCATCGACGCCGTCGCCGGCGTCGACCTCACGGTGTCCCGCGACGAGATCGTCGCCCTGGTCGGCCAGTCCGGCTCCGGCAAGACCACGCTCGCCCGCACCCTGCTGGGCCTGCAGAAACCCGACTCCGGCGTGGTCCGCTACGCCGGGAAGCCCGTCCCGGCAGGCGGGGCCGGGCTCAAGGCCTACCGCCGTCGGGTCCAGCTCGTCCTGCAGGACCCGACGAGTGCGCTCAACCCGGCCCACACCGTCTACGAGGCCGTCGCCGAGGGCCCCCGGATCCACCAGCTCCCCGACGAGCGGGCCGTCGTCCACCGGGCCTTGGAAGCCGCCGAGCTGCGGCCCGCCGGGAAGTACGCCGACCGGCTCCCGCACCAGCTCTCCGGCGGCCAGCGCCAGCGCGTCGTCATCGCCGGGGCACTGGCGCTCGAACCGTCGGTGGTGGTGGCCGACGAACCGGTCGCCTCCCTCGACGCGTCCGTCCGCGGCGAGATCCTCGGACTGCTGCTGCGGCTGCGCCGCGAACTCGGCCTCGCCGCCCTGGTGATCACCCACGACCTCGGCCTGGCCTGGAACATCGCCGACCGCGTCGCCGTGATGTACCGCGGCGAGCTCGTCGAAACCGGCACCGTCGAACAGGTCCTGCTCGATCCACAGCACGAGTACACGAAGTCCCTGCTGGCCGCCCTGCCCGGCGGCACCCTCCAGCACCGCGACGCAGTGACTCCGGGGCTTCGCCCCGAGCCGGGGGCTCCGCCACCCGGAGCCCCCGAAAGGACCTTGACTGATACTGCGGGAACTCCGCACGAGCGCGGTGTGTAATCTCCGAACGGAAATGGCGACCACCACCGACCCCGCACAGACGCCCTCGACCGGCCTGGCCGAGCGGCTCCGCGTGCCCTCGCGATTCCCCTACCGCACGATCGCGATGGGCACCGTCGGCAGCACCCTGCTGATGATCGCCGCCCTCGGCGCCGGCGGCATCCTGATCTCCGACCCCGTGCTCGGCCACGGCCCGCTCTCGTGGGTCCGCTACGGCCACGGGCGCATGCTCGCCAACGCCGTCCTCTACACCGGCTTCGGCATGGTCGTCTGGGCGTGGGTCCGCCTCGGCCGCTACGTCCTCGCCGGCCGCATCGGCAGCCGCCCGATCCTGGTCGCCGCCGGCTGCTGGATGGCGCCGCTGCTGGTGTCGCCGCCGCTGTTCACCCGCGACGTCTTCTCCTACCTCGGCCAGGGCGCCCAGCTGCTCTACGGGCGCGACCCGTACGCCAACGGCCCCGCCGAGCTCGACGTGCTGCCGAACGTCGTGCAGAACGTCCACCCGCTCTGGCAGACCACCCCGGCCCCGTACGGCCCGCTGTTCCTGCTGATCTCCAAGGGCGTGGTCGCCACCACCGGCGACAACATGATCCTCGGCGTCATCCTCATGCGCGTCGTGCTGCTGGCCGGCCTGGCCGGGACGCTCTGGGCACTGCCGCGGCTGGTCAAGCACCTCGGCGGCAAGCTCCCGGTCGCGCTGTGGCTCGCGGTGGCCAGCCCGATGATGGTCATCCACCTCTTCGGCGGCCCGCACAACGACCTGATGATGCTCGCGTTCCTCACCATCGGCGTCCTCGCCGCCCTCGAGCGCAAGCACGCCCTCGCGGTCGTCCTGGTCACGATCGGCATGCTGATCAAACCCACCGCGGCGATCGCGCTGCCGTTCATCGTCTGGATGTGGGCCAACCACCTCACGGGCGAGTCGAAGGTCCGCAACTTCCTGCGCGCCGGCGCGGCCTCGGTGGGCCTGTTCCTACCGGTGTTCGTGGCGGGCACGTGGATCTCGCTGGGTTCGCTCAACCTCGGCTGGTGGTCCGGGCTCAAGGCCCCGCAGCTCATCGCGAACTGGCTCAACATCCCCACCGGCATCGGCGAGGTGTTCTACAACCTGGTCCACCTGATCGTGGACGTCCAGGTCTCGCCGTTCGTGACGGTCGCCCGCGCGGCGGGCATGCTCCTGCTGATCGGCATCGGCATCCGGCAGTGGTGGCTCGCCCGCGACGGCGGCACGGAGGCGGTCTACCGGGCCGGGATCTCGCTCCTGGCCGTGGCGATCCTCATGCCGCCGACCCTGCCGTGGTACCTGACCTGGGGTTTCGTGCTGCTGTCGGCGTTCAAGTGGCAGCCCCGGCACTTGGCGCTGGTGGTGGCGGTGTCGGTGTTCGTGACGCTGGTGTACTACCCGACGGGCGAGCAGGCCCTCTACGACTGGTGGTTCATCGCCCTGGTCGTGGTGGCCAGCCTCTACTCGGCGGCGTCCCTGCTGCGCCCGGACCCGCTGGGCATCATCGACGCCTGGCGCCGCCCGGAGAAGTTCCTCCGCGACTAGAGCTCCCGATAGTAGACCGTCAGCGGCAGCGCGGTTCGGTCGCGACGCCGCCCCGACGGTGCCCGGCGCCGACGGCGAGGTGGCTGATCGTGGCGTTCCGCGTCGACGCTCCAGGCGACGTACGCACCGATGTCGCCGCCGAAGTCTCCGACCGCGACGTGACGAAAGTTCGCCGGATCGTGCAACCGCGGGACCTCGCCGCGGTAGTCCTCTTAGCTCCCGGCCCAGCCGCTCCACGTGTGCACGTCCGTCACGACCACCGCGTGCTCCGGCGGCCGCTGCGCGTACTGCTCGTACTTGGCCACCAGCCACGCCACCGGCTCGGCGCCCGGCGGCTCCACCCGCGCCACCCCGTCCGCCCGCGCCCACCACAGCCGCGACCAGTCCTCGGCGTAACCGTCGGCGAGAAAGCACACCGCGGGGTTCGACTCGATGTTGCGCAGCCGCCGCAACGCCGTCGTCGACTTCGGCTTGTGGTCCACCGCGAACACCACCACGTCGCCTCGCACCGCGAACGTCACCGGCACCAGGTGCGGCACCCCGTCGGCCGACACCGTCGCCAGCCGCGCCACCCGTGCCGCGGTGAACCGGTCCCGCGCCTCTTCCGGCGTCATGACAACGCGGGGGAGTCGAACGTCAGCGTCCCCAGGTCCGCGTCCAACGTCACCGGCACCCCCAGCGGCAACGTCGGCGACGACGCCACGTGCCCGAACCCGAACTCCTCCACCAGCGGCACCCCCAACGGCCCCAGCCGGTCCAGCACCAGCGCCCGCACGTCCGCCGGAGCCCCGCACGCCGCCCACGAACCCAGCACGATCCCGCGCACCCCGGAGAACCAGCCGCTGCGCAGCAGCTGCGTCAGCATCCGGTCCAGCCGGTACACGCCCTCCGTCACGTCCTCCAGCAGCACGATCGCGTCCCGCGCCGACCCGTGCTCCCGTGTCCCGATCCCCGCCGCCAGCAGCGACAGGTTCCCACCCGTCAACACCCCCGACGCCCGGCCCGGCACCAGCGCCGAACCGCCGCGCACCACCGTGGTCCGCTCCGGTTCGAACAGCGACCGCCGCAGGTGCTCGACCGCGAAGTCGTCGAACAGCACGCTCGCCGGCATCGGGGAGAACAAAGTGGACAGTCCGAGGTGGACGTCCACCGCCCGGTGCAACGCCGTGATGTCCGACGACCCGGCCAGCACCTTCGGGCCCGCCGCCCGCAGCGCCGCCCAGTCCACCAGGTCCAGCATCCGCTGCACGCCGTACCCGCCGCGCGCCGCCAGCACGCACCGCACCCCGGGATCCAGCCACGCCTCGGTGAACTCCGCTGCCCGCGCCGCGTCCGAACCGGACAGGTACGGCGGCGAGCCCGGCTCGGCCCGCACGCACGGCCCGACCCGCACCTCGACGCCCCAGCCGCGCAGCACCGGCAGCGCCTTCTCCAGCAGGTCCGCCGGCACCGGTCCGGCCGGCGCCACCAGAGCCAGCGTGTCGCCGGCCCGCAGCCGCGGCGGCCTCACCGCGACAGCTCCAGCCGCGCCACGCCCGGCGTCTCGAAGCCGAACACCTGACCGTAGAACGACAACTCCGCCTCCAGGGCTGCCACGATCGTCGCCGCCTGCCGGAACCCGTGCTGCTCCCCGGCGAAGCGCTGGTAGGCGTACGGGATCCCGCGCCCGGCCAGCCGGGCCACGAACCGGTCGGCCTGCTCCGGCGGGCAGATCCGGTCCTCCAGCCCCTGCTGGAACAGCACCGCCCCGGCCAGCCGCCCGACGTTCGCCAGCGGGGACCGTTCGACGTACCGCTGCCGCTCGTCCGGCAGCGGCCCGACGAGCCCGTCCAGGTAGCGCGACTCGAAGTCGTGCGTGTCGGCGACCCACCCGGCCAGGTCCAGCACCGGGTACATCACCGTCCCCGCCCGGTAGGTCTTCGTCGTCGTCAGCGCCGCGGCCGCGGTGAACCCGCCCGCGCTGCCGCCCCGGATCCCCACCCGCTCACCGTCGGCCAGCCCGGCCGCCACCAGCGCCTCGGCCACCGCGACGCAGTCGGCGACGTCCACCACCCCCCACTGCTCCCGCAGCCGCTCGCGGTAGGCGCGGCCGTACCCCGTCGACCCGCCGTAGTTCACCGCCGCCACGCCGATGCCGCGGCTGGTGAAGTACGCGATCTCGAGGTCGAGCACGGGGAAGCGCTGCCCGGTCGGGCCGCCGTGGACGTCCACCAGCAGCGGCGGCAGTTCCCCGTCGGGTGCGGCACACTCCGGGTTCCGCGGCGGGTACAGCACCACCGGCACGGTCTCGCCGTCGGCCGTGCTGAACACCCGCTCCTGCGGCACCGGCAGGAACGCCGAGGACAGCTCCGGCTGCGGCGTCAGGTCCGTCACCGTGCCGTCGAGGGAAACCCGCACGACCGCAGCCTCACGCGACGGACCGCCCGCGACGCCCACGACCGTGTCGCCGGACACCGCGAGTCCCGTCGAAGACCACGCCGTCAGCTCGTCGGCCACCGGCGCCACGGTGCCGTCCGCTTCGTCGAGCACCGCCAGCCGGCCCGAGGACAGCACGGCGTGCCGCCCGCCGCCCAGCGGCGCGAACCACCGCGACCCCGTCTTCCACAGCGGCCCGCCCAGCTCCCGCTCCACCGGCGCGAGGTTCACCACCGACCCGTCCAGGCCGATCCGGTGCAGGTTCCACCAGCCACCGGGGTCCATGAGCGCCAGCAGCGTCGCCGGCGTCTCCCACTCGACCTGGCACACCGAGACGTCCGCGCCGCCGGCCAGCACCCGGTGCGGCCCGAACGTGCCGTCCGCGGCCACCTCGGACACGCACAGCTCGGTGCCGTCCCACGGCATCAGCGGGTGGTCCCAGCCGAACCAGGCCGCGTGCCGCCCGTCCGGCGACAGCTTCGGCACGGTCAGGAACCGGTGGCTCGCGGCCAGGACCCGCTCGCCGCCACCGTCCACGGCGATCGCGACGAGGTCCCGCTCGACGTCGGCGGGACGCGGCCCGGTGCCGCGCTCGCGGACCGCCCACACCTCGCCCGGCCGCCCGGCCCGCAGATCGCCGTAGCGGACGCCCTGCGGCTGCGCGGGGGACGGCGTGAGCGCCACCACGCCGATTTCGCTCTGCGCGTACACGCGCTGATCGGCCCAGTGCGTGAACACCACGGACCCCCCGGCGGCCGCCCACGGCCGCCCGCCGTACTCGTGCAGCCGGTTGCGGACGTTCCACGGAGCCGGCAGCACGTCCTCGGTGCCACCCGGCACCGCCCGGACCAGCGCGACCCGGCCCTGCTCAGCCGGTCGCGCCTCGGCCCACCACACCTCGTTCCCGACGACGTCGAGCCACTGCGGGCCGCCACCGGCGGCGGCCACTTCGGCGGCGGTGATGGGCGACGACCAGGTTCCGTACGGGGAGATCCGAGACACCCCCCGAGGCTAGCGGCCCGCGAACGGTGGGGCGGCGGATGCCGATCATGCGCCGGTGGCCTAGGGTCGTCAGTGCTATGTCTCGCGTAATCCACGTCTTCCGCCAGCCGGATCGGTTCGTCGCCGGCACCGTCGGCGAGCCCGGCGATCGCACGTTCTACCTCCAGGCGTCGGAGGACGTGCGCACCATCAGCGTCACCATCGAAAAACAGCAGGTCGTCGTCCTCGCGGAACGCCTGAGCTCGCTGCTGGAGGAGGTGGCCAGCCGGTTCGGGGCCGACGTGCCCGACGACGCCCCCGAGGACCTCGTCGACCTCGACCCGCTCACGGTGCCGGTCGAGGAGGAGTTCCGCGTCGGCACCATGGGCCTGGGCTGGGACGCCGACAGCAGCGCGGTCGTCATCGAGCTGCTCGCCATCACCGAGGGCGAGGTCGACGAAACGGTCGTGCTCGACGACACCGAGGAGGGCCCGGACGCCGTCCGCGTCTTCCTCAGCCCGGCCGCCGCGCGCGCCTTCGCCGAACGGGCCGACCGCGTCGTCAACGCCGGCCGCAAGCCGTGCCCGCTGTGCGCGGAGCCGCTCGACCCCACCGGGCACATCTGCCCCCGGCAGAACGGCTACCGGCGCGAAACCGACGCGGGCGAAGAAGACTGACCATGGCGACTGCCCCCGCCGACCCCGCGTCCCGCGAACTCGTCACCCACGGCCGCATCGACGTCGAAGGCCGGCTGGTCGACGCCTCCAACGTCACGCTCTTCTGCGCCATCGAGCTCGACGGCGTCACCGGCCGGGTCGTCTACAAGCCGGTGTCGGGGGAGCGGCCGCTGTGGGACTTCCCCGACGGCACCCTGGCCGGGCGCGAGGTCGCCACCGCGATCATCGCCGACGCCGCCGGCATCGGCGCGATCCCGCCGACCGTGCTGCGCGACGGCCCGTTCGGCCCCGGCATGGTCCAGCTGTGGGTCGAAACCACCGAAGACGACCTGGTGGAAGTCCTGCCGCCCGACGACGTCCCCGACGGCTGGCGCCCGGTGCTGCACGCCCACGACCGGCTCGGCGAACCCGCGGTGCTCGCCCACGCGAACCACCCCGGGCTGCGCGACCTCGCCGTGCTCGACATCGTGGTGAACAACACCGACCGCAAGGGCGGGCACCTCCTGCCCGGCGTCGACGGCCACGTCTACGGCGTCGACCACGGCATCTGCCTGCACACCGACCCCAAGCTGCGGACCGTCCTGTGGGGCTGGATCGGCGAGCCGCTGCCGCCGGACACCGTCGAGAAACTGCGCAAGCTGCGCTCGGAGCTCGACGGCGGCCTCGGCACGACCCTCGCCGAACACATCACCAAGTTCGAGATCCGGGCTTTGGCCGAGCGCACCGACGTGCTGCTCGCCGAGGGCATCTTCCCCGAACCGGGTGACGACTGGCGCGCCATCCCGTGGCCCCTCTTCTGATCGACGCCCCGGCCCGCGCCCGGCTCGTCGACCGCTTCGGCGCGGAACTGGCCGAGCCGTGGTGCGACGCCCTCCCGGACCTCGTCGCCCGCCTGACCGCCCGGTGGGGGCTGACCGTCCGCGAAGCCCGGCCCGGCAACACCGGCCGCACCCTGCTGTGCACCGGCCCCGGCGGCGACCTGCGGGTCCTCAAGCTGACCCCGGACCCCGAAGTCGCCCGGCTGGAGTTCACCGGGCTGCGCGCCTGGGCCGGCTGCTCCCGCGTCGTCCAAGTCCTGGACGCCGACCTCGCCGCGAACGCGATCCTGCTCGAAGGCCTCGTCCCGGGCACCGAGCTGGCCGGTCACGACATCCCGTGGGCGCAGCTCGGCGAGCTGCTCGACCAGCTGCACTCTGTTGTTCGAAGCGGGGTTGACCCACGCGGGGCCGAGCCCCGTGGCGAGTTCCGGCGGCTGGCCGAGGGCATCGAGTTCATCTTCGACCTCTCCGAACGCCGTCGTCGCGAGTCCGCGGCCGCCGGGCTGATGCCCGCCGGCGTGCTGGCCAAGGGCCGTGCGCGCGCCCTGGAACTGGCCACCAGCGGGCCGGTCACGCTCATCCACGGCGACCTGCACCCGGCCAACGTCCTCGACGCCGGACCGGAGCGCGGCATCGTGGCCATCGACCCGCGTCCCGGCCTCGGCGACCCGTCCCTCGACGCCGTCGACTTCGTCTTCGTCCCGATGGCCGCCGGCGGCACCCTCGACGACGGCATCGCCGCGCTCGCCCCGCACGTGACCGGTTTCGACGCCGAACGCGTCCGCGCCTGGTGCGTGGCGATGGCCCCGCTGGTCGCCCTGGCCCCGCTGCGCCGCGGCGAGCGCACGCCGTTCACCGACGCGGTCCTGGAACTGGCCCGCTGACGGCGTGGCATGACCCGCCCGGGCACCTGGCGGCACTAGGTTCCCTGGTCGTGCGCTCCCACTCCTATGACGACGTGCTCGCCGGCCGGCGCCGCAAGAAGGTGCCGGAGGTTCCCGCCGAGCGCGGTCTCGTGGTCGAAGACCCGGCCAGCGGCTACTGCGGCGCGGTGGTGAAGATCGAATACGGAAACGTCGTGCTCGAGGACGCCAAGGGCCGCCACCGCGTCTTCCCGCTCGTCCCCGCCGGGTTCCTCCTCGAAGGCAAACCGGTCACGCTGGTGCAGGTCAAGACGGTGAATACACCGGTCAAGCAGGTCTCGGCGTCCGGGTCGGTGAAGGTGCAGGGCCTGCAGGCCCGCGTCGCCCGCGACTCGCGCATCTGGGTCGAAGGCAAGCACGACGCCGAGCTCGTCGAACGTGTCTGGGGCCACGACCTGCGCGTCGAAGGCGTCGTCGTCGAACCCCTGGACGGCGTCGACGTGCTCGCCGACCGCATCGCCGAATTCGGCACCGGCCCCGGCCGCCGCCTCGGCGTCCTGGTCGACCACCTCGTGCCCGGCAGCAAGGAGTCGCGGCTGGTCGAGGCCGTCCACGACGAGAACGTGCTGGTCACCGGCCACCCCTACATCGACGTCTGGGAAGCCGTGCGGCCCGAGGCCGTCGGGATCCGGGCCTGGCCGAAGATCCCGCGCGGCATCGAGTGGAAGCAGGGGATCTGCGACGCCCTCGGCTGGGGGCAACCTTTCGAAGGCTGGCAGCGTGTCCTGAGCGGGGTGAGCAGTTTCCGCGACCTCGAGACCCCGCTCATCGGGGCCGTGGAACGGCTCATCGATTTCGTCACCGAGCCGACAGAAGAGGGCTGAATGTCCGAATTGCCCAAGGTCACGCGTGGGTTACGGCCCATCACTGCGCCGGTGCGAACCGGCGCGATCTGAGAGCATGAAGCCATGTCCTGGGCTCTGGTCTGGTTGATCGTCGGCATCGCCCTGGTGATCGCCGAAGTCGTCTCCGGCGACTTCGTGCTGGTCATGCTGGGGGTCGCCGCGCTGTTCGGCGCCGGTGCCGAGGTCCTCACGGGGAATCCGGTCATCGACGTCGCCGTGTTCGCCGTCGCCTCCGTCGGCATGCTCCTGCTGGTCCGGCCCGCCCTCAAGCGGCGCCTGCTGTCCGGGCCGGCCCACCACACCGGCATCGACGCGCTGATCGGCGCCCGCGCCGTCGTCGTGTCCACAGTGGACGCCGAAGCGGGGCGGGTGAAGCTGGCCGGCGACGTCTGGTCGGCCCGCAGCCTGGGGGAGCACCTCCCGCCGATCGCCCCCGGCACCCCGGTCACGGTCGTCGAGATCTCCGGCGCCACCGCCGTCGTGTCGGCCGAGCCGTGAGCCTGGGACTCGTCATCGTCGGCGAAGGCCACGCCGCGGTGATCGAACGCGGCGGGCGGTTCCGCACCGTGCTCGGCCCCGGCCGCCACTTCGTGGTCCCGTTCGCCGACTCCGTCCGCGCCCGCTTCGACCTCGGCGACCAGATCCTCTCCGCCCCGCCGCGCCCGGTCGAGGCCGGCGACGGGCCGGAGGTCCTCATCGGATTCGAGGTCGTCTTCGCGGTGACCGACCCACGCCTGGCCACCTACGAAATCGCCAACCCGGCGATCGCGATCGAGCAGCTCGCCCGCACCGCGCTGCGGCAGGAAGCCGGCCTGACCACGGCCGAGCGCGCCGTCACCGCGCCCGGGGACCTGCACCGTACAGTGTGGACGGTCCTGCACGACACCACCGGCCGCTGGGGCATCACCACGAAGGAGCTCGAGCTCGAGGTGAGCCCGCCCGCACCCACAACGCCGTCAACCGCGCAAGAATGGTACTAGGTAAGGGGAAAGTCTCTTGACCGGATTCGCGATCGGCTTGGTCGTCGCCTTGGTCTTGCTCGTGATCATCACGATAGCCAAGGCGGTCATGGTGGTGCCGCAGGCGCAGTCGGCCGTGATCGAGCGGCTCGGCCGGTTCCGCACGGTCGCCTCGCCCGGCCTCAACATCCTCGTGCCGTTCCTGGACAAGGTGCGCGCCCGGATCGACCTGCGCGAGCAGGTCGTCTCGTTCCCGCCGCAGCCGGTCATCACCGAGGACAACCTGACGGTGTCGATCGACACGGTCGTGTACTTCCAGGTCACCGACTCGCGCGCCGCGGTGTACGAAATCTCCAACTACATCGTCGGTGTCGAGCAGCTGACCACCACCACGCTGCGCAACGTGGTCGGTGGCATGAGCCTCGAGCAGACCCTGACCTCCCGTGACTCGATCAACACCCAGCTGCGCGGCGTGCTGGACGAAGCCACCGGCCGGTGGGGCATCCGCGTCAGCCGCGTCGAGCTGAAGGCGATCGACCCGCCGCCCTCCATCCAGGACTCGATGGAGAAGCAGATGCGCGCGGACCGCGAAAAGCGCGCCATGATCCTCACCGCGGAAGGGCAGCGGGAGTCCGCCATCAAGACCGCGGAAGGCCAGAAGCAGAGCCAGATCCTCTCCGCCGAAGGTGCCCGCCAGGCGACCATCCTCGCCGCCGAGGCCGAGCGGCAGTCCCGCATCCTGCGCGCCCAGGGTGAGCGGGCCGCGCGGT is from Amycolatopsis mediterranei and encodes:
- a CDS encoding prolyl oligopeptidase family serine peptidase, with the protein product MSRISPYGTWSSPITAAEVAAAGGGPQWLDVVGNEVWWAEARPAEQGRVALVRAVPGGTEDVLPAPWNVRNRLHEYGGRPWAAAGGSVVFTHWADQRVYAQSEIGVVALTPSPAQPQGVRYGDLRAGRPGEVWAVRERGTGPRPADVERDLVAIAVDGGGERVLAASHRFLTVPKLSPDGRHAAWFGWDHPLMPWDGTELCVSEVAADGTFGPHRVLAGGADVSVCQVEWETPATLLALMDPGGWWNLHRIGLDGSVVNLAPVERELGGPLWKTGSRWFAPLGGGRHAVLSSGRLAVLDEADGTVAPVADELTAWSSTGLAVSGDTVVGVAGGPSREAAVVRVSLDGTVTDLTPQPELSSAFLPVPQERVFSTADGETVPVVLYPPRNPECAAPDGELPPLLVDVHGGPTGQRFPVLDLEIAYFTSRGIGVAAVNYGGSTGYGRAYRERLREQWGVVDVADCVAVAEALVAAGLADGERVGIRGGSAGGFTAAAALTTTKTYRAGTVMYPVLDLAGWVADTHDFESRYLDGLVGPLPDERQRYVERSPLANVGRLAGAVLFQQGLEDRICPPEQADRFVARLAGRGIPYAYQRFAGEQHGFRQAATIVAALEAELSFYGQVFGFETPGVARLELSR
- a CDS encoding DUF3090 domain-containing protein is translated as MSRVIHVFRQPDRFVAGTVGEPGDRTFYLQASEDVRTISVTIEKQQVVVLAERLSSLLEEVASRFGADVPDDAPEDLVDLDPLTVPVEEEFRVGTMGLGWDADSSAVVIELLAITEGEVDETVVLDDTEEGPDAVRVFLSPAAARAFAERADRVVNAGRKPCPLCAEPLDPTGHICPRQNGYRRETDAGEED
- a CDS encoding SCO1664 family protein; its protein translation is MATAPADPASRELVTHGRIDVEGRLVDASNVTLFCAIELDGVTGRVVYKPVSGERPLWDFPDGTLAGREVATAIIADAAGIGAIPPTVLRDGPFGPGMVQLWVETTEDDLVEVLPPDDVPDGWRPVLHAHDRLGEPAVLAHANHPGLRDLAVLDIVVNNTDRKGGHLLPGVDGHVYGVDHGICLHTDPKLRTVLWGWIGEPLPPDTVEKLRKLRSELDGGLGTTLAEHITKFEIRALAERTDVLLAEGIFPEPGDDWRAIPWPLF
- a CDS encoding aminoglycoside phosphotransferase family protein, giving the protein MAPLLIDAPARARLVDRFGAELAEPWCDALPDLVARLTARWGLTVREARPGNTGRTLLCTGPGGDLRVLKLTPDPEVARLEFTGLRAWAGCSRVVQVLDADLAANAILLEGLVPGTELAGHDIPWAQLGELLDQLHSVVRSGVDPRGAEPRGEFRRLAEGIEFIFDLSERRRRESAAAGLMPAGVLAKGRARALELATSGPVTLIHGDLHPANVLDAGPERGIVAIDPRPGLGDPSLDAVDFVFVPMAAGGTLDDGIAALAPHVTGFDAERVRAWCVAMAPLVALAPLRRGERTPFTDAVLELAR
- a CDS encoding DUF3097 domain-containing protein, producing MRSHSYDDVLAGRRRKKVPEVPAERGLVVEDPASGYCGAVVKIEYGNVVLEDAKGRHRVFPLVPAGFLLEGKPVTLVQVKTVNTPVKQVSASGSVKVQGLQARVARDSRIWVEGKHDAELVERVWGHDLRVEGVVVEPLDGVDVLADRIAEFGTGPGRRLGVLVDHLVPGSKESRLVEAVHDENVLVTGHPYIDVWEAVRPEAVGIRAWPKIPRGIEWKQGICDALGWGQPFEGWQRVLSGVSSFRDLETPLIGAVERLIDFVTEPTEEG
- a CDS encoding NfeD family protein, which produces MSWALVWLIVGIALVIAEVVSGDFVLVMLGVAALFGAGAEVLTGNPVIDVAVFAVASVGMLLLVRPALKRRLLSGPAHHTGIDALIGARAVVVSTVDAEAGRVKLAGDVWSARSLGEHLPPIAPGTPVTVVEISGATAVVSAEP
- a CDS encoding SPFH domain-containing protein, whose protein sequence is MSLGLVIVGEGHAAVIERGGRFRTVLGPGRHFVVPFADSVRARFDLGDQILSAPPRPVEAGDGPEVLIGFEVVFAVTDPRLATYEIANPAIAIEQLARTALRQEAGLTTAERAVTAPGDLHRTVWTVLHDTTGRWGITTKELELEVSPPAPTTPSTAQEWY